In Thiovulum sp. ES, a genomic segment contains:
- a CDS encoding toxin-antitoxin system, toxin component, Txe/YoeB family (PFAM: Plasmid encoded toxin Txe~TIGRFAM: toxin-antitoxin system, toxin component, Txe/YoeB family): MKVAFSENGWTDYLFWQKTDKKILKRVNLLIEDIKRNPSDSDGIGKPEKLKENLSGYYSRRITSEHRLVYKIFDDFVIVAQCRFHY; encoded by the coding sequence TTGAAAGTTGCTTTTTCTGAAAATGGTTGGACTGATTATCTTTTTTGGCAGAAAACAGACAAAAAAATTCTAAAACGAGTTAATTTACTAATTGAAGACATCAAAAGAAATCCATCAGATAGTGATGGGATTGGAAAGCCAGAAAAATTAAAAGAGAATCTTTCTGGATATTACAGCCGAAGAATCACATCGGAACACAGGTTGGTTTATAAGATTTTTGATGATTTTGTAATTGTTGCACAATGCAGATTTCACTATTAA
- a CDS encoding growth inhibitor (PFAM: PemK-like protein) gives MNQYDIVLVNLDPTIGAEIRPCLIISPDEMNKYISTIIIAPMTSKSRDYPTRIKLNEKSFVVLDQIKTIDKSRVIKKLGEIEKEKINEVKEIIKVMLVD, from the coding sequence ATGAATCAGTATGATATTGTTCTTGTAAATCTTGATCCGACCATTGGTGCTGAAATTAGACCTTGTTTAATTATTTCTCCAGACGAAATGAATAAATATATTTCGACAATTATTATTGCTCCGATGACTTCTAAAAGTCGCGACTATCCAACACGAATAAAGCTAAATGAAAAATCGTTTGTTGTTCTTGACCAAATCAAAACTATTGACAAAAGCCGAGTTATTAAAAAACTTGGTGAAATTGAGAAAGAAAAAATCAATGAAGTTAAAGAGATAATTAAAGTTATGCTTGTTGATTAA
- a CDS encoding prevent-host-death family protein (PFAM: Phd_YefM~TIGRFAM: prevent-host-death family protein): MQSVFYSEARNNLRGIINSVVDDCEEYLITTKNKKQAIVISYEEYNSLKETLYLLSSKNNRDRLLESVEEIENGSFKERELLD; encoded by the coding sequence TTGCAATCAGTATTTTACTCAGAAGCAAGAAACAATTTAAGAGGAATTATTAACAGTGTTGTTGATGATTGTGAAGAGTATTTAATCACAACAAAGAACAAAAAACAGGCAATTGTTATTTCTTATGAGGAATATAACTCATTAAAAGAGACTCTCTATTTGCTTTCATCAAAAAATAATCGGGATAGGCTTTTGGAATCGGTTGAAGAGATTGAAAATGGAAGTTTTAAAGAGAGAGAGCTTTTGGATTGA
- a CDS encoding putative DNA-binding protein with an HTH domain (PFAM: Ribbon-helix-helix protein, copG family), whose protein sequence is MKKAINIRMEVELLSNLDNYAKELDRTRTYLIEKAVGSYFDTLDEMVSDKRIDDVKNGNSEVFSLQEIAKKLGLDV, encoded by the coding sequence TTGAAAAAAGCAATAAATATTAGAATGGAAGTAGAGCTTTTAAGCAATTTAGATAATTATGCAAAAGAGCTTGATAGAACAAGGACTTATCTTATTGAAAAAGCCGTTGGTTCATACTTTGATACTTTAGATGAAATGGTTTCAGACAAAAGAATCGATGATGTCAAAAATGGAAACAGTGAAGTCTTTTCACTCCAAGAAATTGCAAAAAAATTAGGTTTAGATGTTTAA
- a CDS encoding growth regulator gives MTCNLVQIGTSKGVRLPASILKALEYPETFYLLFENNQIVLQPQKSRKNWAESFKEMSGNGDDKLLIDDNIDLDIL, from the coding sequence ATGACTTGTAATTTAGTTCAAATTGGAACATCAAAAGGTGTTCGGCTTCCTGCTTCTATTTTAAAAGCTTTGGAATATCCAGAAACTTTTTATCTGCTTTTTGAAAATAATCAAATAGTTTTACAGCCTCAAAAGAGTCGTAAAAATTGGGCAGAATCTTTTAAAGAAATGTCTGGAAATGGTGATGATAAATTGCTAATTGATGATAATATTGATTTGGATATTTTATGA